The following are encoded in a window of Bos javanicus breed banteng chromosome 12, ARS-OSU_banteng_1.0, whole genome shotgun sequence genomic DNA:
- the RFC3 gene encoding replication factor C subunit 3, translating into MSLWVDKYRPCSLGQLDYHKEQAAQLRNLVQCGDFPHLLVYGPSGAGKKTRIMCILRELYGVGVEKLRIEHQTITTPSKKKIEISTIASNYHLEVNPSDAGNSDRVVIQEMLKTVAQSQQLETSSQKDFKVVLLTEVDKLTKDAQHALRRTMEKYMSTCRLILCCNSTSKVIPPIRSRCLAVRVPAPSIEDICHVLSTVCKKEGLNLPPQLAHRLAEKSCRNLRKALLMCEACRVQQYPFTADQEIPETDWEVYLRETANAIVSQQTPQRLLEVRGRLYELLTHCIPPEIIMKGLLSELLHNCDGQLKGEVAQMAAYYEHRLQLGSKAIYHLEAFVAKFMALYKKFMEDGLEGMIF; encoded by the exons ATGAGCCTCTGGGTGGACAAATACCGGCCCTGCTCCTTGGGACAGCTGGACTATCACAAGGAGCAGGCGGCCCAGCTGCGCAACCTG GTACAATGTGGtgactttcctcatctgttagtGTATGGACCATCAGGTGCTGGAAAAAAGACAAGAATTATGTGTATTCTACGTGAACTTTATGGTGTTGGAGTGGAAAAATTGAGAATTGAACATCAGACCATCACA ACTCCAtcgaaaaagaaaattgaaattagcACTATTGCAAGCAATTACCACCTTGAAGTTAATCCTAG tgaTGCTGGAAATAGCGATCGGGTAGTAATTCAGGAGATGTTGAAAACAGTGGCACAATCACAGCAACTTGAAACAAGCTctcaaaaagattttaaag TTGTGTTATTGACGGAAGTTGACAAACTCactaaagatgctcaacatgccTTGCGCAGAACCATGGAAAAGTATATGTCCACCTGCAGATTGATCTTGTGTTGCAATTCTACGTCTAAAGTGATACCACCTATTCGTAGTAGGTGCCTTGCAGTTCGTGTGCCTGCTCCCAGCATTGAAGAT attTGCCATGTGTTATCTACTGTGTGTAAGAAGGAGGGTCTAAATCTTCCTCCACAACTGGCTCATAGACTTGCCGAGAAGTCCTGCAGAAATCTCAGAAAAGCTCTGCTTATGTGTGAAGCCTGCAGAGTGCAACA ATATCCTTTTACTGCAGATCAAGAAATCCCTGAAACAGATTGGGAGGTGTATCTGAGGGAGACTGCCAATGCTATTGTCAGTCAACAAACTCCACAGAG gcTCCTTGAAGTTCGTGGAAGACTGTATGAGCTTCTAACTCACTGTATTCCTCCTGAAATAATAATGAAG GGCCTTCTCTCAGAACTTTTACATAATTGTGATGGACAACTGAAAGGAGAAGTGGCCCAGATGGCAGCTTACTATGAACATCGTCTACAACTGGGTAGCAAAGCCATTTATCACTTGGAAGCGTTTGTGGCCAAATTTATGGCACTTTATAAGAAGTTCATGGAGGATGGATTGGAAGGCATGATATTCTGA